The proteins below are encoded in one region of Pseudomonas sp. SCB32:
- the murI gene encoding glutamate racemase: MADAAAIGVFDSGVGGLSVLHEIRARLPNESLIYLADCGHVPYGEKTPDYIRERCRAIADFLLARGAKALVLACNTATAAAAADLRELYPQVPIVAMEPAVKPAAEATRSGVVGVLATTGTLKSARFAALLDRFAGDVRVITQPCPGLVERIEAGDLGGPQTRALLARYVEPLLAEGCDTLILGCTHYPFLRPLLRELIPDHISLIDTGAAVARQLERLLQARELLGAGPARRTEFWSSGPVADLERVMPVLWGSDEAVSSFSG; encoded by the coding sequence ATGGCTGATGCCGCGGCCATCGGTGTCTTCGACTCCGGCGTCGGCGGGCTCAGTGTCCTTCATGAAATCCGCGCCCGACTGCCCAACGAGTCGCTGATCTACCTCGCCGACTGCGGGCACGTCCCCTACGGCGAAAAGACTCCTGACTATATCCGCGAGCGTTGCCGCGCCATCGCGGACTTCCTCCTGGCCCGTGGCGCCAAGGCGCTGGTGCTGGCCTGCAACACCGCGACCGCGGCGGCGGCCGCCGACCTGCGCGAGCTGTACCCGCAGGTGCCGATCGTGGCCATGGAGCCGGCGGTAAAACCCGCGGCCGAAGCGACCCGCAGTGGCGTGGTCGGCGTCCTGGCCACGACCGGTACGCTCAAGAGCGCTCGCTTCGCCGCGTTGCTCGATCGCTTCGCCGGTGATGTGCGGGTGATCACCCAGCCCTGTCCGGGGCTGGTGGAGCGCATCGAGGCGGGCGACCTGGGCGGTCCGCAGACGCGTGCACTGCTGGCGCGCTATGTCGAGCCGTTGCTCGCCGAGGGTTGCGACACGCTGATCCTGGGGTGCACCCACTACCCGTTCCTCCGCCCGTTGCTGCGCGAGCTGATTCCGGACCACATTTCGCTGATCGATACCGGCGCGGCGGTGGCGCGACAGCTGGAGCGTCTGCTGCAGGCGCGCGAGCTGTTGGGGGCGGGACCGGCGCGGCGAACGGAGTTCTGGAGCAGCGGCCCGGTAGCGGACCTGGAGAGGGTCATGCCGGTGCTGTGGGGAAGCGACGAAGCTGTCAGTTCATTCTCTGGATGA
- a CDS encoding molybdopterin-synthase adenylyltransferase MoeB — protein MLSDNELLRYSRQILLPQIDVDGQLRLKESRVLIVGLGGLGAPVALYLAAAGVGELHLADFDTVDLTNLQRQIIHDTGSVGMSKVDSAMARLQAINPNVKLVAHRQALDADSLDAAVAAVDLVLDCCDNFGTREAVNAACVVAKKPLVSGAAIRLEGQLSVFDPRRDDSPCYHCLYGHGSEAELTCSEAGVVGPLVGLVGSLQALEALKLLAEFGEPLVGRLLLIDALGTRFRELRVKRDPQCAVCGVAHG, from the coding sequence ATGCTGAGCGATAACGAACTGCTGCGTTACAGCCGGCAGATCCTGCTGCCGCAAATCGACGTCGATGGCCAGCTGCGCCTGAAGGAGAGCCGCGTGCTGATCGTCGGCCTCGGCGGTCTGGGCGCCCCGGTGGCGCTCTACCTGGCTGCCGCCGGCGTCGGTGAGCTGCACCTGGCGGATTTCGACACGGTCGACCTGACCAACCTGCAGCGGCAGATCATCCATGACACCGGCAGCGTCGGCATGAGCAAGGTGGATTCCGCCATGGCTCGCCTGCAGGCGATCAACCCGAACGTGAAACTGGTTGCCCATCGCCAGGCACTGGACGCCGACTCGCTCGACGCGGCGGTGGCAGCGGTGGACCTGGTGCTGGACTGCTGCGACAACTTCGGCACCCGCGAGGCGGTCAACGCCGCCTGCGTCGTCGCGAAGAAACCGCTGGTGAGCGGCGCGGCGATCCGCCTGGAAGGCCAGCTCTCGGTATTCGACCCGCGCCGCGATGACAGCCCCTGCTACCACTGCCTCTACGGCCATGGCAGCGAAGCCGAGCTGACTTGCAGCGAAGCCGGCGTAGTCGGCCCGCTGGTGGGTTTGGTCGGCAGCCTGCAAGCGCTGGAAGCACTCAAGCTGCTGGCCGAGTTCGGCGAGCCGCTGGTGGGCCGCCTGCTGCTGATCGATGCGCTGGGCACGCGCTTCCGAGAATTGCGCGTCAAGCGCGATCCGCAGTGCGCCGTGTGCGGAGTCGCGCATGGCTGA
- the prmC gene encoding peptide chain release factor N(5)-glutamine methyltransferase: MATIMTLLHEARLPDSPSARLDAELLLAAALGKPRSFLRTWPERVVSREAHDLFDSFVARRQAGEPVAYILGRQGFWSLDLEVAPHTLIPRPDTELLVETALALLPAAPARVLDLGTGTGAIALALACERPGWQVLGVDRVAEAVALAERNRERLDLTNAAFRASHWFSAVEGERFSLIVSNPPYIPSTDPHLTQGDVRFEPSSALVSGADGLDDIRLIVEQAPECLENGGWLMLEHGYDQADAVRDLLLARGFSRVESRRDLGGHERISLGCWTC, from the coding sequence ATGGCAACCATCATGACCCTGCTCCACGAGGCGCGACTGCCGGACTCGCCCAGCGCGCGCCTGGACGCCGAACTGTTGCTCGCCGCCGCGTTGGGCAAGCCGCGCAGCTTCCTGCGCACCTGGCCGGAGCGTGTGGTCAGCCGCGAAGCCCACGACCTGTTCGACAGCTTCGTCGCCCGCCGCCAGGCCGGCGAGCCGGTGGCCTACATCCTCGGCCGCCAGGGCTTCTGGAGCCTGGACCTGGAAGTCGCCCCGCACACGCTGATCCCGCGTCCGGACACCGAGCTGCTGGTGGAAACCGCCCTCGCGCTGCTGCCCGCCGCGCCGGCCCGCGTGCTCGACCTGGGCACCGGCACCGGCGCCATCGCCCTGGCCCTGGCCTGCGAGCGCCCGGGCTGGCAGGTGTTGGGCGTGGACCGCGTGGCCGAGGCCGTGGCCCTGGCCGAACGCAACCGCGAACGCCTGGACCTGACCAATGCCGCCTTCCGCGCCAGCCACTGGTTCTCCGCCGTGGAGGGCGAGCGCTTCTCGCTGATCGTCAGCAACCCGCCTTACATTCCGAGCACCGACCCGCACCTGACGCAGGGGGACGTGCGCTTCGAGCCATCGAGCGCGCTGGTCTCCGGAGCGGACGGCCTGGACGATATCCGCCTGATCGTCGAGCAGGCGCCCGAGTGCCTGGAGAACGGCGGCTGGCTGATGCTCGAACACGGCTACGACCAGGCCGACGCCGTGCGCGACCTGCTGCTGGCCCGTGGTTTCAGCCGCGTGGAAAGTCGTCGTGACCTCGGCGGCCACGAACGTATCAGCCTGGGGTGCTGGACATGCTGA